Sequence from the Methanomassiliicoccales archaeon genome:
GCGGGCGTTATGGTCGCCAGAGCGCAGATGGCCCCGGTCGCCGCCGCCATGGAACTGGCCTTCCGGTTCTGTACCCGGTTGAGCACCCACCAGGTCAACGCACCGGCAGCCGCCGCCACGTTGGTCACGAGGAATGCGCTCACCGCCAAAGGTGAAGCGGCCAATGCCGATCCTGCATTGAATCCGAACCATCCAAACCAAAGCAAGGCTGCCCCCAACAACACCAATGGTATGTTGTTCGGAGGGGTCGACTGGCGGGGCTTGATGCCGACCCTTCGGCCAATGACCAGGACCGCCACCAGCGCCGAGAAGCCGGCGCTCGCATGGACCACGCTTCCACCGGCGAAGTCCAGCACACCGAGTGAGTGGGCCCAGCCACCCGCCCCCCAGACCCAATGGGCAATGGGGTCGTACACCAGCGTGCTCCAGATGAGCGTGAAGACGATCACCGCCTTCAACCTGACCCTTTCCGCAAAGGCGCCAATTATCAATGCTGGTGTGACGATCGCGAACATCCCTTGGAACACCATGTATGCCAGCTGAGGTATGGTAGGGGCATAGAGCGGGTTGGGAGCATACCCCACACCGTTCAGGCCGGCGTAGTTGAGGCCTCCGATCAGGCCGCCACCCACATCGGGACCGAAGGCCAGGCTGTATCCGATCAGGATCCACTGCAGGCTCACGATCGCCAGGATAACGAAGGATTCGTTGATGAGGGTGACCACGCTCTTGGTGCGGACCATACCTCCGTAGAAGAAGCCGACCGCCGGGGTCATGATCATGACCATAGCTGCAGCGACAAGCACCCAGGCGGTGTCCCCCGCGCTTATGGAGGCGCTGTCGAACGCCCCTGATGAGGCCCCTGGAAGAAGAACGGCTGCACCACCGACAAATATCCCGACAACGATGATAAGGACGGCGGTCAAGCCAAGTCGGTTCATGTTCTGCGATTCTTGAGCGCGAAGTATTTGAATGGTGGCCTTTCCAGCAGCGTATCGGCCATAAGAAAGCAGACCCGGTGCTTGCCAGTCCTGGTCGGTCAATGGCATATCTTATAGGACTGGCTTTTGGCAGGAAGGACAACGGTAAGACATGCTTCGGTATGCCGTCGATCATCGCTGGTATGTTGTCCGAAGTGGTCTGGAAAGGGAGGTCGCAGCCGACGACCAGCAAAGCCAACTCTTGGTGAAACATCTCATGCATAGTGCTGATCAGATGTTCCGATCGGAAGTACTCAAGGGATTTGCCGTTCCTGTTCAACTGGCATCTGCCTATACTATCCCTTCACCTTGTGATGCGCATGCCCGGACCGATGCTCAACGGGCCAACGTGGATAGACCATCATGATGAACGGTCAAGCTGATGTCAAGTTTCTACTCTGTCCTGATATGGAAGTCGTCAGGGAGAACGACAGGATTATGAGCATGCAAAGCACAATCTGGGTTGGATGGAGCTTGTCCTTTTCGTGTTTGCCATATCGGCGATAGTGCTCGCCCTGGTTTTCTCGTTCACCAACGGGTTCCATGATGCCAGTTCCACGGTGGCGACCTTGATCGCCTGCGGAGCGGCCACGCCGAGAAGGGCTGTGGTCATGTCGGCCGCCTGGGGATTCGCCGGTGCCATGCTCGGCGGTACTGCCGTAGCGCTCACTATGCTGGGCTTGCTCTCCATACCTTTGGGGAACACCCTCGTCTACGTCATGTTCGCGACCCTGATAGGGGCGGTGGCCTGGAACCTAGTCACCTGGGTCGGGGGGATACCGTCCTCATCGACCCATGCGCTGGTCGGAGGCCTCATCGGTGCCGGGATAGCCTCATCAGGCTTGGACAATGTGAACTGGGGGTTGGACGAGCTGATATCCTCCGGTCACATGGTCGGAATAACCAAAGTGGTCATCTTCCTTTTCATATCGGTGGGGATCGGTTTTGTCGGCGGGTTCCTGGTCATGAAGGTCACCAAGGTCCTGCTGCGCAACGCCAAGAGGCGGATCAACCGTCCGTTAATGATGTCCCAATATCTCACGTCCGGCCTGCTCTCCTTCAGCCATGGCGCCAATGATGCCCAGAAGGCCATGGGAATGATGATCCTGGTCATCGCCTCGGCCGGATGGGCGCCGGATACGAACATCCCCCTCTGGGTCATGCTTGCCAGTGCGATCGCCATGACGGCAGGGACGTTGGGCGGGGGATGGAAGATCATGAGGACGTTGGGGCGCGGCATCTTCCGCATCCGACCGATACACAGCTTCGACTCGCAGGTAGCATCTACATCGGCCATCTTGCTTTCCACCGCTGTCGGTGCTCCGGTCTCGTCCACCCACGCGGTCGCCTCGAGCATCATCGGGGTGGGGGCGGCGGACAACGCCAGGATGGTGCAGTGG
This genomic interval carries:
- a CDS encoding ammonium transporter, translated to MNRLGLTAVLIIVVGIFVGGAAVLLPGASSGAFDSASISAGDTAWVLVAAAMVMIMTPAVGFFYGGMVRTKSVVTLINESFVILAIVSLQWILIGYSLAFGPDVGGGLIGGLNYAGLNGVGYAPNPLYAPTIPQLAYMVFQGMFAIVTPALIIGAFAERVRLKAVIVFTLIWSTLVYDPIAHWVWGAGGWAHSLGVLDFAGGSVVHASAGFSALVAVLVIGRRVGIKPRQSTPPNNIPLVLLGAALLWFGWFGFNAGSALAASPLAVSAFLVTNVAAAAGALTWWVLNRVQNRKASSMAAATGAICALATITPASGFVGPISALAIGILGGLITYGALYWITNFTHVDDTLGVWSAHGVGGLTGIVLTGLFAEVAINSAGNNGLLFGNANQLGIQVFVGLVVVAYSMLVTYAIVKAVDLIVGFRVTETEEKIGMDLTESGEKGYDESSTE
- a CDS encoding inorganic phosphate transporter: MELVLFVFAISAIVLALVFSFTNGFHDASSTVATLIACGAATPRRAVVMSAAWGFAGAMLGGTAVALTMLGLLSIPLGNTLVYVMFATLIGAVAWNLVTWVGGIPSSSTHALVGGLIGAGIASSGLDNVNWGLDELISSGHMVGITKVVIFLFISVGIGFVGGFLVMKVTKVLLRNAKRRINRPLMMSQYLTSGLLSFSHGANDAQKAMGMMILVIASAGWAPDTNIPLWVMLASAIAMTAGTLGGGWKIMRTLGRGIFRIRPIHSFDSQVASTSAILLSTAVGAPVSSTHAVASSIIGVGAADNARMVQWSVGKDMVVSWLLTMPLTAFVSGLIYIILKGGLNI